A genomic stretch from Erigeron canadensis isolate Cc75 chromosome 9, C_canadensis_v1, whole genome shotgun sequence includes:
- the LOC122582540 gene encoding uncharacterized protein LOC122582540 isoform X1: protein MAVRTLDSIPFSRASDSDHFLSLQLALARVAADVARIQKEFLMLQESSKEIADEFSSSEDTPELEGIHSEIESSSSLYGAVTSSTGFVNSDEVNLEIEISASKVFDEMPDRIRNEFETQFSDIYICETILREIHEQNVDIQEVPKYEKDNTLIVNIDVIMDDSSNLKVVNNSVILDDSSDLDFW from the exons ATGGCTGTTAGAACTCTTGATTCGATTCCTTTTTCGCGAGCCTCTGATTCTGATCACTTTCTCAG TTTACAACTAGCACTCGCACGTGTAGCAGCAGATGTGGCAAGAATACAAAAAGAATTTTTGATGCTGCAAGAATCTTCCAAGGAAATAGCGGATGAGTTTTCTAGTTCAGAGGATACACCTGAATTGGAAGGTATACATTCTGAAATTGAATCCTCTTCTTCATTATATGGTGCTGTTACTAGCTCAACAGGTTTTGTGAATTCAGATGAAGTTAATTTGGAAATTGAGATTAGTGCAtctaaggtgtttgatgaaatgcctgaccgaattaggaatgaatttgagacTCAATTTAGtgacatatatatttgtgagACAATTTTAAGAGAAATACATGAACAGAATGTTGATATTCAAGAGGTTCCTAAGTATGAAAAAGATAATACTCTAATTGTAAATATTGATGTGATTATGGATGATAGTAGTAATCTTAAAGTTGTGAATAACAGTGTGATTTTGGATGATAGTAGTGATCTGGACTTTTGGTAA
- the LOC122582540 gene encoding uncharacterized protein LOC122582540 isoform X2: MAADNFLQTKESLHSLQLALARVAADVARIQKEFLMLQESSKEIADEFSSSEDTPELEGIHSEIESSSSLYGAVTSSTGFVNSDEVNLEIEISASKVFDEMPDRIRNEFETQFSDIYICETILREIHEQNVDIQEVPKYEKDNTLIVNIDVIMDDSSNLKVVNNSVILDDSSDLDFW, encoded by the coding sequence ATGGCGGCTGATAACTTCTTACAAACTAAGGAGTCGTTGCACAGTTTACAACTAGCACTCGCACGTGTAGCAGCAGATGTGGCAAGAATACAAAAAGAATTTTTGATGCTGCAAGAATCTTCCAAGGAAATAGCGGATGAGTTTTCTAGTTCAGAGGATACACCTGAATTGGAAGGTATACATTCTGAAATTGAATCCTCTTCTTCATTATATGGTGCTGTTACTAGCTCAACAGGTTTTGTGAATTCAGATGAAGTTAATTTGGAAATTGAGATTAGTGCAtctaaggtgtttgatgaaatgcctgaccgaattaggaatgaatttgagacTCAATTTAGtgacatatatatttgtgagACAATTTTAAGAGAAATACATGAACAGAATGTTGATATTCAAGAGGTTCCTAAGTATGAAAAAGATAATACTCTAATTGTAAATATTGATGTGATTATGGATGATAGTAGTAATCTTAAAGTTGTGAATAACAGTGTGATTTTGGATGATAGTAGTGATCTGGACTTTTGGTAA
- the LOC122582541 gene encoding multiple organellar RNA editing factor 5, chloroplastic/mitochondrial-like, with product MTASAIGRSVLKFRSSSLTKSFSQILKPSPIFLLHSLRPLSDNSKSLNDDYNYWHVHMERQRPGGVCFNKQQMIDFYVQTLATVLGSEEEAKKKIYKVNIDSFGCEINKETSNKLEGLPGVTLVAPEKKDDYESGAEAFVNGEIVSSPKK from the exons ATGACGGCATCAGCCATAGGTCGCTCCGTCCTGAAATTCCGATCATCATCGTTAACCAAATCTTTTTCTCAAATCCTCAAGCCATCACCAATATTTCTCTTACATTCTCTCCGACCGTTGTCCGACAACTCCAAATCCTTAAATGATGATTATAATTATTGGCATGTTCATATGGAGAGACAGAGACCTGGTGGTGTTTGTTTCAATAAACAACAGATGATTGATTTTTATGTTCAAACCCTTGCTACGGTTTTAGGAAG TGAGGAAGAAGCAAAAAAGAAGATTTATAAAGTTAATATTGATAGTTTTGGATGTGAGATTAATAAAGAGACGTCAAATAAGCTTGAAG GACTACCCGGTGTGACGTTAGTTGCACCTGAGAAAAAAGATGACTATGAATCTGGAG CTGAGGCATTTGTGAATGGAGAAATCGTTAGTTCACCTAAAAAGTGA